The following are encoded together in the Deltaproteobacteria bacterium genome:
- a CDS encoding transposase, translating into MARQLRIEYEGAYYHVLSRGNKQQAIFLSDHDRKTFIKTLVRMSERFELDIIAFVLMDNHYHVLLRTNRANLSKAMQWLGTTYTTIFNLRHSQKGHLFQGRFKSILVENEPYLMQLSCYIHRNPLRAGMVQRLIHYPWSSYPGYAYKRLCPDWVKADLILSLLGPDGTRRKAYREKVQQYANEKKSIWEEVKHGVIYGSQAFVDRIKKDYLNKEAMADISVQKRIVNDTNLGEIIEMVSTIPGVDLEKWKSCRRISKSAAIDRDMLVYHLWRSGRFRNSEIGSLTGLSISSVSRRAGIFQSRLEQDKRLRARYDKFKAIIKV; encoded by the coding sequence ATGGCCCGACAATTGAGAATCGAATATGAAGGGGCATATTATCACGTCCTTTCACGTGGTAACAAACAACAGGCCATTTTCCTTTCCGACCATGACCGCAAAACGTTCATCAAAACGTTGGTGCGAATGTCCGAGCGTTTTGAATTGGATATTATTGCTTTCGTATTGATGGATAATCATTATCACGTGCTGCTTCGGACCAATCGTGCGAACCTTTCAAAAGCAATGCAGTGGTTGGGCACTACATACACCACGATTTTCAATCTACGTCATTCACAGAAGGGGCATCTATTCCAGGGACGGTTCAAGAGCATTCTCGTAGAAAATGAACCTTACTTGATGCAGCTGTCCTGTTATATCCATCGAAATCCGCTGCGGGCAGGAATGGTCCAACGGCTGATTCATTACCCTTGGAGCAGCTACCCAGGTTACGCTTATAAGCGGCTTTGTCCAGACTGGGTAAAAGCAGATCTGATCTTATCGCTCTTGGGTCCTGATGGTACTCGGCGCAAAGCTTATAGGGAGAAGGTACAACAGTACGCCAACGAAAAAAAGAGCATCTGGGAAGAGGTGAAACATGGAGTGATTTATGGTTCTCAGGCCTTTGTGGACCGAATAAAAAAGGATTATTTGAATAAAGAAGCCATGGCAGACATTTCAGTTCAGAAGAGAATTGTCAACGATACGAATCTAGGAGAGATTATCGAGATGGTGTCCACCATCCCGGGGGTCGATCTTGAAAAATGGAAAAGCTGCCGTCGGATTTCAAAATCAGCTGCCATTGATCGCGATATGCTAGTGTACCATTTGTGGCGGAGCGGCCGCTTTCGCAACTCCGAGATCGGCAGCCTGACAGGTCTGAGTATCTCCTCGGTGAGCCGTCGAGCTGGAATATTTCAATCTAGGCTCGAGCAAGATAAAAGACTCCGGGCAAGATATGATAAGTTTAAAGCAATAATCAAGGTTTGA